From Eremothecium sinecaudum strain ATCC 58844 chromosome V, complete sequence, a single genomic window includes:
- the RPM2 gene encoding ribonuclease P (Syntenic homolog of Ashbya gossypii ADL357C; Syntenic homolog of Saccharomyces cerevisiae YML091C (RPM2)): MAFKSFKYKVYSKGYHSVSQKPPTAFFDSSYQYLKHNQGLVCVESVIPHSLAGHMGPHPKVLAANVNFKSVENVLDVYADEQDEDIQHTMGMTSGLRSEEMCRGPLQKTFNARRNSETFQFLTVNNSANNVALKGAFSKSYYSTSAAQAPPPPQDGEETDCRLKEHDADEAWERDTETSINTEKFLKTTAVEIERCMSQHDYNKVNSLYLALKRNGALPTLDIFKKVLRSIKLRNLDFDDLDNRMFQLLNCYHDMVFHKVKPDNESYGIVIGGLLKGCISAFDTKNPNGRDFFKIALDLFFACNSKKERIFHRNVLDRLLLAINIYPGHVQYNTIIDYISSVPSYNLTETYYIAMLNLAKLNKDEDAIKSFREEFESNLSSSEELMKHKYEVYSMLLSALIETNSIKDAGSLLDTLMMELRESAETNSNPNLENDLSLVLSNFLMSVGLRDPKKAYQLWSEFKRLNWVPEFSYEFYLCMLQNSLKDWDIARKIYGYIFAMKPVFKMKKCTVQDYLLYPHQVEGVISVTLQTAIQNQDSEVIAKIIEESVVKNFTFNLDVYPLIFEYLRQINCPEDYLLRFVVSHSSLLSAKTVDNGTFEFLNAFVERYPSQVILRKVVDVPFFRKVCESFELSNTHIINYSGFISCFEALWRTPQQLATFCYTLELHAVMVTRLYDPEYSGLEITHPMIQQFQALLVENFKKLVTNYRRMHMDSIKCHPVVAHAVKMVDLPDDVRGYFTHPGDWDKSYPLDLSLLISESVTAGIKEFNRLVADGYTFNFGTYDALIDRKYITREIIWKSIELCIGDKESLANLANKIVHKSLSDTLPTLVLNHPLFEKKILPYLSDESLLRIAKNCSNFDDFITKIKFPQRFSTIALRAEYKLTVDYIYNQLFLLKRYNSIVEFNQTAPVVSIPILLKSCIRSGEYEEYKKLLKKYRKSLGEAFTTIHAEYLINELKIDEALSLLDSANKKEPYKHYDLHTFAMFLKSFETKITPRKDIEDTLQLANVLSSCGSFEELLSIYKSATSGGTLPYNKNLNQAVKLEILEQMLNSLNDAINFLDVNSEAIQDSFVIKLNNLMKFRHYLGLNNLSQKELTQLINIWRNAVPIGIDNLFNNIVETSYLKPDANVLHVTDKLTISFTKERIRALIGEIKNFYEEEGNNENLDKVKIFEGTLERPCELIS; this comes from the coding sequence ATGGCCTTTAAGTCGTTCAAATACAAGGTTTACTCTAAAGGGTACCATTCGGTGTCGCAGAAGCCTCCCACTGCATTTTTTGATAGTTCATACCAGTATTTGAAGCATAATCAAGGTTTGGTATGTGTGGAATCTGTAATTCCGCATTCACTTGCAGGTCACATGGGGCCTCATCCTAAAGTGTTGGCGGCAAACGTCAACTTCAAGAGTGTAGAGAATGTCCTGGATGTTTATGCGGATGAGCAGGATGAGGATATTCAGCATACTATGGGCATGACCAGTGGCTTACGTTCGGAGGAAATGTGTAGAGGTCCTCTGCAGAAAACATTCAACGCTCGGAGAAACTCGGAAACATTTCAGTTTTTGACCGTGAATAATAGTGCTAATAATGTTGCGCTAAAGGGAGCCTTCTCGAAAAGCTACTACAGTACATCTGCGGCGCAAGCGCCACCTCCTCCTCAGGATGGAGAGGAGACCGACTGCAGGCTAAAGGAGCATGATGCTGATGAAGCATGGGAACGTGATACGGAGACCAGTATTAACACCGAGAAATTTCTGAAGACTACAGCTGTTGAAATCGAACGGTGTATGTCACAGCATGACTATAACAAGGTTAATTCATTATATCTGGCATTAAAGCGGAATGGGGCCTTACCGACATTGGATATTTTCAAGAAAGTGTTGCGATCGATAAAATTGCGGAATTTGGATTTTGATGATCTAGACAATCGCATGTTCCAGCTGCTAAACTGCTACCATGATATGGTATTTCACAAGGTAAAACCTGACAATGAGTCGTATGGGATTGTTATTGGAGGACTGTTGAAGGGCTGTATATCTGCATTTGATACAAAGAATCCAAACGGACGCgattttttcaaaatcGCTCTAGATCTATTCTTCGCCTGTAATTCGAAGAAGGAGCGAATCTTTCATCGTAATGTGTTAGATCGGTTGCTTCTTGCCATTAACATTTATCCGGGACATGTTCAGTACAATACCATCATTGATTACATCAGTTCGGTTCCTAGTTACAACCTAACTGAAACATACTATATTGCGATGCTAAACCTTGCTAAGTTGAATAAGGATGAAGATGCCATAAAATCATTTCGCGAAGAATTTGAGTCTAACCTGTCTTCATCAGAGGAACTAATGAAACACAAATATGAAGTATACAGTATGCTGTTGTCAGCTCTCATTGAGACAAACTCTATAAAGGATGCAGGTAGTTTACTGGACACACTAATGATGGAGCTTCGGGAATCGGCTGAGACCAACAGTAATCCTAATTTAGAAAATGACCTATCGTTAGTCTTGTCGAATTTCTTAATGTCTGTTGGTTTGCGAGATCCCAAAAAGGCATACCAACTGTGGAGTGAATTTAAACGGTTAAATTGGGTTCCTGAATTCTCTTACGAATTTTACCTCTGTATGCTTCAAAACAGTTTAAAGGATTGGGATATAGCAAGGAAAATATATGGCTACATATTTGCGATGAAGCCTGTTTTTAAAATGAAAAAGTGCACGGTGCAGGATTATTTATTATACCCACATCAAGTTGAAGGTGTTATCTCGGTAACATTGCAAACTGCAATACAAAACCAGGATTCTGAAGTTATAGCTAAAATCATTGAAGAATCTGTTGTGAAGAATTTTACCTTCAACCTAGATGTTTACCCCTTAATTTTTGAATATCTACGGCAAATTAATTGTCCCGAGGATTATTTGTTACGATTTGTCGTTTCTCATTCGTCCTTGTTATCAGCGAAGACTGTTGACAATGGCACTTTTGAATTTTTAAACGCTTTCGTAGAGAGATATCCCTCACAAGTTATTTTGAGAAAGGTTGTTGATGTGCCGTTCTTCCGTAAGGTATGTGAGTCTTTTGAATTATCGAACACACATATAATAAATTATTCGGGATTTATCAGCTGCTTCGAAGCTCTTTGGAGAACACCGCAGCAACTTGCAACATTTTGTTATACTTTGGAATTGCATGCCGTTATGGTAACGAGGCTGTACGACCCTGAATATTCAGGCCTTGAAATCACTCACCCTATGATACAACAATTCCAGGCCTTATTGGTCGAGAATTTTAAGAAATTAGTTACCAATTACAGACGGATGCATATGGATTCAATTAAATGTCATCCTGTAGTGGCACATGCTGTGAAAATGGTTGACTTACCAGATGATGTTCGGGGCTATTTCACACACCCTGGCGATTGGGATAAATCATACCCATTAGATTTATCATTACTGATATCAGAATCTGTGACTGCTGGAATTAAGGAATTCAATAGGTTGGTTGCAGATGGCTACACGTTTAATTTTGGAACATATGATGCTTTGATAGACCGCAAATATATTACTCGTGAAATTATATGGAAATCGATCGAGCTATGCATAGGCGATAAAGAGTCTTTGGCTAATTTAGCTAATAAAATTGTCCACAAATCATTAAGTGATACTTTACCCACATTAGTTCTAAACCATCCACTATTTGAAAAGAAAATACTCCCATATCTAAGCGACGAGTCTCTTCTTAGAATTGCTAAGAACTGCTCTAATTTTGATGACTTTATTACAAAGATAAAATTCCCACAAAGGTTTAGTACTATTGCATTGAGAGCTGAATATAAGTTAACGGTTGATTATATTTATAATCAATTGTTCTTATTGAAACGGTACAATTCAATTGTTGAATTCAATCAAACTGCTCCTGTTGTTTCTATTCCAATATTATTGAAATCTTGCATTAGGTCAGGCGAATACGAAGAGTACAAAAAACTCCTCAAAAAGTATAGAAAATCTTTGGGGGAGGCTTTCACTACAATTCATGCGGAATATCTAATCAATGAACTTAAAATAGATGAAGCATTAAGTCTTTTGGATAGCGCTAACAAAAAAGAACCCTATAAACACTATGACTTACACACTTTTGCTATGTTTTTAAAGTCATTTGAAACCAAAATCACGCCTAGAAAAGATATAGAGGATACTCTACAGCTTGCTAATGTGCTATCCTCATGTGGTTCGTTTGAGGAGTTACTATCGATCTACAAAAGTGCAACATCCGGAGGAACACTACCCTATAATAAAAATTTGAATCAAGCGGTAAAATTAGAGATCTTAGAGCAGATGTTGAACAGTCTAAACGATGCTATAAACTTTTTGGACGTTAACTCTGAGGCCATACAGGACAGCTTTGTGATAAAATTGAATAATCTAATGAAATTTAGACATTATTTGGGTTTAAACAACTTATCTCAGAAAGAACTAACGCAACTGATAAACATTTGGCGAAATGCAGTTCCAATTGGCATTGATAATCTTTTTAATAACATTGTCGAAACATCCTACTTAAAACCAGACGCTAACGTGCTACACGTTACTGACAAATTGACGATCAGCTTTACGAAAGAGAGAATTCGCGCCTTGATTGGCGAAATAAAGAATTTTTACGAAGAGGAAGGGAATAATGAAAATTTAGATAAAGTGAAGATATTTGAAGGGACTCTAGAACGTCCTTGTGAGTTAATATCTTGA